The nucleotide window agagctgttggtatagtatacaacattgtgagaaacggctccctctgaagtaacatagttttcaagaaagaggtaatttctcactcaaattattaaagacttcaggcctgaagcctttttgagacatctgaaagcacgaaaatttgtgcgacaagagtgtttttcctttcattattctcttgcaacttcaattaccaattgagtccaatatttcacagatttgttattttatgcgtatgatcgggataggcctacaccaagtgagaatattggtcttagACAATACATgtgttaccaaaggtgtcatgTGCTTTTAAGTCAACTATGTTGCTCCAAAACGACGATGGTCTCTTTCACATGCTGAAAACATAGGTACAAGAATGAAGATCTTTGTTTCATTTAAGATGGTGTGACCATCCGATTTTGCTTCTTTTCTTTGGAAAATAATCAACGTCAATATTTAAGAAGCCGTACTTTACTGATCGGGCTAGATGTGAAATGGTCAGATCCCATCATTAAGAATAACAGTACTGCTGATAAGGTACATCAGAGTCCCAACAAATTGATAGCAAAATGTAATGCGAGTCTTTTATTAGTAGTGCAGATTCACTAGGGACACACTCTGAGAGAGAGACAAAAAATCCACCATAAATTACTAAGCTTGAAAGCAGCCCATGGAGGGCGCACTCGGGCAATTTTTTTGCATCGCACGTTATTTAGTCCCGGATGCGTGTGTTCGTAGATTTTCTTACAAGAGAAGACTGAGAAAAGGTAAGATGCGTTTATTAACCTCTAAAAAGCACACATCATTCGATGACGTATGTGATGACGTATGTGTTTCAGTCATTTAGGTATAACTCTACCTTCCTTTCAACCAAATTAAAGAGCAAACACGCAGGCTGATTGCGTTTGTTCCACTGTATGGTTTCGAACCATGTTTCGTTCACAACAACATACCATTATATTTGCTTTTGGATACCGCGCCATTAAACCAACTGGAAACCACACAACAGTTTCCAAACAGTAATTCAAGAGCAGACAATAACCTGTCAATACAATTAAACACCCCTTCCCTTTGAACGCACTTTCGCAATGGATTGAATACACGCGTCATTAATGCACATTTTTGACAGGGTATACGTgggtgtacattgtatacatttCACCTGTGAATCTCGAACCATTCAAATACTGCTTGAAGCGATGCACGCACGAATGAATGACGTTGACATCCGTCTCGGGATGTTACTGTTATTACACCTGGTTGCTTTCTTTGCACATAATCGTCGCCACGTCTCGAGAGAAAGGGATGTAGAGAGAGAGGGAAAGAGAGTTTCAAGTAATTGACTGTGATTGGGAGAAGCCTCGGCCGGATGGCTCAAGCAAAGCAGacgccatgttttttttttccacactGGATTTAGATGGAAAACGTGGGCCTTTGTGATACTTGAAAAGGGTCTTCAATTTGTTGCGTTTTGTATgagatttatttataaaaactgtATATAATATGAATATTGTGTATAATATATATATCTAGACCTGTATGTAGGTCGACACATGGGTTTATTGTCTATTATTATGATAATGAATAAAACAcagcaaaattaatattatagcTTTTTGAGACGAATGGATTGCGGGTGTCAGTGTGTATAGTGTAAGTCCGGATGCTTGTTGATATTCAGAGATTTGAACTTCATTCATGCAAACCCTGTTTAATCTCAGGAACTTTATAATTTACAACTAAGCTgacatttcatatttttttgtgGACATATTTAATATttcgaaagttttttttgtaccgATCGCCGCTAATAAAGggacatataaaaaaaaatcaaaatttaacGTGTTATGAGGGAATGAAATATGTCAGGAATTaaaattctgctgagcattactttttaatttgtttcacaCGACCAGTGAGATATAACCCGAAgtagttgttaaaggcagtggacactatttgtaattactcaaaacaattattagcataaaaccttacttggtaacgagtaatggggagaggttgatagtataaaacattgtgagaaacggtcccctctgaagtaagggaGTCTtggagagagaagtaattttccatgaatttgatttcgagacctcagatttagaatttgaggtctcgaaatcaagcatctgaaagcacacaacttcgtgtgacaagggtgttttttctttcattattatctcgcaagttcgacgcccgattgagctcaaattttcacaggtttgttatttgatgcgtatgttgagatacaccaagtgaggagactagactttagcaattaccaatagtgtccaagatatttgattgttttaaactcCCTTTTGGGGCTCCGTACATTTATTTATCATTTCCTACAAGACTGCTATTAAGAAAGTAAGACCAAAGCCTTCCATGAGATAGACACCTAAGCAATGGGGTTGTTgagccattttattttttattgtattattattatttttttaggggggaTGACAATGAGTCACACATATAAATACTATTACAGTATTTGTTCGCAGTTTTATTTGACATCTCAAAAGTTCAATATATTTCGAAGAACAGAGTCACCATGGACTCATTAATTAAGCTAATCAGAGTTGTCTGAAAAGAGTCATTACCTATTTCCTACAAAACACGTAATTTGAAAATCATGTTAGAATTCCGACTTACAATTATATAGATATTCtatcatatttattttaaagagtcAACAATTCCCAAAAATGTTAACCTCCCTTCCGGTTGGCTACTCAACCCTAGTATCAGTCTTGGAACATGGATCATTTtcagaaagagataatttttttcaatcGAGCCCATGACGTCATGCGAGGTGTAACtttgtcaaaagagggcgcaccACGGCTCTACATGTGACTTATTACCTCACTGCATCTGTATTATGcagtacatgtgcatgtacaggTGGTTCTTTGGGGTATAAAATAGATGTAGTCTTGTGTTTGGTACAAAACGTCTATGGTTAATCGATCTGACAGTATGAAAACAAACCAACGACaattacaagtttttttttttttgggggggggactaAACGTGACTTGAAACCAACTTCGAAACTTCATCCACGATCCACTGATGGTTTTCCAGGGTCTTCCCTGACATAattttctggggttttcctGAAACTTCCTTCAATGTATTGTCTCACTTtggttctggtgtttctgatcagggTTCTAGTCCACGTCTTGACAATTAAGTCCcaaggaccctggttcaaattcACAAGGGGCACTTCGTGTATAGGGTTTTCCGTCCCTCTGGTGGCTGCGTGGGTTTTCAAGGGtctttccctggaataattatcTGGGGTTTTTCCTGAAACTTTTTCTTCTGCTCTCACTTTaatgggttcttggctagtaggcctacattgatTAAGTTCGAACCattgcttcacaaccagaatgaatgaatgaatgacatGAAATAAAATCCACTAAGAACAGGTCCGATTGTATTTGGCTCATGAAACCCCCGACGAATACCGAAGATGTTTTTGTCTTCCGATAACGCTCCTGTGATACACTATTCAATCAATTGACTCGCAGCAAGAGATTGGCCCCTTTTGGATCCTGAATGACTCCAGTGGTAGCTTGTTCCACTATCGTCTTATGGGTTTCATTTGTGGACAAGTTTTGTGTTAGCTCCAACATGAGGGCAACGGCACCTGAACAACGAAAGAAAATACGACAATCAATACAAACGTAATATTTATACTATTAATAAAGGGAGGCTGTATTAATCATCTATATGAAGCAATTAAAAAGGAAAGATGGAAAATGGAGGTGGGTAGGATAACAGTCCACTGGACAGATAACTGTTGGAGCTCAGCAATCAATCACTGTGGACACCATTAAGGGAGCAAACGGAACAACAGAGGACATGAGAGAAACAGATGGAGAGACGAGCTGGAACAACAATGGGGGACATTCAGTTGgtatacaaaacacaaaatagagACATTTTGAGACAATCGTGAGGCCATCATCTTGCAGTGGACCGATCCCGACATCTGAAAAGTCCATCAGCCATTACAGCTTGTATGCTGTACGTCTATGTGACACTTAATGGCATAGTGCGAAagtgtttgtatgtttgtcGTATTGGAGcgatttctttaaaatttctTTCGGCAATAATCGGGCCATGCAAGCTTCGCTGCCCTTGCCATTTTCGAAACTACGACTTAGCCTTTAATGGGCTTGGTCTTCGTCAGTTATTAGTCTAACATGTGTATTGTTCTTAATGTGACAACAAACAGGCAGGCGAAGCCCGAGCCAACTCCCAAAATGCTCAAGCCGTGGTTTCGCAACCAAGGTGCCTGAAGCACACATCATCAACATGACTGACAGTGCCCAAGCCATAGACGGAACCAAGCCAGTCTTACCAGAAACGTGAGGGCACGCCATTGATGTTCCGGAGTACCTTTCTACGTAATATTCTCCTCTATATGAAGCACTGAGGATGTCGACACCCGGAGCGTACACGTCTACACATGAGCCGTAGTTGGAGAAACTTGCCCGGTTATCATCATCATCGACGGCACCAACAGTCAGAACCTGAAGCGAGTGAAAATAAGAATTATTCCGAAAATTGTCAGGTTCTGATACCAGTGAACTCAAAGCAGCGGCACTGGAAATACAGGCTTTGGTCGGAGCGGTACCAGTGATTTAAGCGGGGTGCAATTTGAGGCTGAGACCACTGGAAAATGCCTCACTTCTCGCTGTAGGCCTGTGTCTTTCTTGACCAGTCTTCCCCTGGGTCTTTCCTCACAGACCATCATTATTGTATCTCTGTCCCGACGTTGGGGTACAAAAAACTAGCATTTTTGGAAATGAATTATCCAGGACACTTTCGACTGTCAGGGATTATAGTTGCACCTGTACATTCAATAAAGAGGTCGCTAGATGTATCATGTGGAGGTTGCAGCACACTTATCCCCCATATACGTACGACCAATGCTGTTTTAGGACTTTtggtcgtctgcatgcagcgTGCATATTGTTTATAGTACGTGTATGCCTCATTTACATGCATGTACAATATATAAATGTTGTTGTATACGTATTATATGATTTGACTGtgaatctccatgtgaaatgaatgcgaTGGCAAAGGTGCATTTGGTAGGATCCTGACGTAGGTTCAAGGCTTGTTCAGGCTACTACTTTACTCACCTCGGCTACCCTGCCTGGCGAATCAGAGCAGGCGTCGGTGTCGTCGTTTCCAGCACACACGACGACTGTTGTATTAGTCTTGAGGATGAAGTTCCTGACGACGTCATCAAGGTAGGCGGATCCACCAGGAACGTAGATGGACATGGACACAACAGCTGGACTCTGAACTCTGGTCACCAGATATTCAAAAGctaaaaagaaacagaaaacaGATTCTTAGTGATATCGTTTGACTCCTATGAAAGAGCAAGCGCGCCCTCTCCCGTTTATTAAAACGCGACACAAACACTCCGAGCTTCCGTAACTCGATAAGGAGGCCGTACCCGAATTGGCgtctacagctatggctacggctgttgctaagggtgtcgCTATTTCGGACACaaccggtgtcccagggaattctgttcGCCAGCGGAGATTAGGTCTCccaatgggaaattaacatggctgaggaggatgattcaacagagggcgctatcagaagaagtttgtacaaagTTTGCTATATTGGGGGACCGAATAAAACATGGgtacagaatctcctgccacaccggtgcGTTAACTAACGGTAACGCGTGAAGGAAGGtaaaccaacaacaacagcaacaactaTAGATTCTTTCGAGATTCTCGGTCGTGTAAAATGCCTACTAAAGAGCTATACTATATATTTTGTGTACGTTTTCGTCCAACCCCAACAGTTAAAACCCAAAATGATTGTGAAACTGACCTTGAATGATTTTACCCTCATCTGACTCCTCAGAACAAGCTGGCAGAACTTTAAGGCTGAAGATATTGACTCCTTTCGCTACGCCAAACACAGTCCCTCCAATAGTACCTGCTACATGACTGCCGTGGCCGTTACAGTCCAAACCCTGCAAAGAAGGGGTAAGTCACTCTAAAACAAAGCGTTCGATCAAAATACTGACTGGGATTCATAAAGGGGAGCCTGGTCAGTTTCTGGATCACTTGACCGGGAATCTGGGTCAAATTGATCCGAAAACCTTTCAGATGTTAACCCTGTGTGCGTTGTATGTACTGCCAATAGCGACTGGCTAATAATATTTGCTACTTGTTGTATTACTTTGCATGCGTAGGATTTAGGTGAAATCCCGTTCCCCGTGACTTTAAACAGAATACAATAAGGAGGAGCATAATTTAAAGTTTAAGTGGCCCTGGCAACGTTGTTTACACACTGCATTTTTTTCACAACACATACTAGTCCGCTGTCTTAAACGAGCCTTAGTCTAAATTGTTTGAAACATCTGACCCCACCCGTGAAAATACTTGTGGGTCCGCCCCTGGAGTTGTGAGATACAATCTCTATAGACCATCTAGAAGATTTTGGGATTGCCAGTTAGATCCCACGTATTTGACTAGACACAGCACCCGGGTCATAACCTTATATGACACAGGAATGGATCAGAACCCGGCACTCTAATCGCTGATACAAATACATCACAAATTAATTGACAACTAATGAtggtttaaggcactggacactatttgtaattacacaaaataattgttagcataaaaacttacttggttacgagcaatggaaagctgttgacagtataaaacattgtgagaaacggctccctctgaagtaacgtagttttttagaaagaagtaatttcccacttaaatatttgaactgaattcgagacctcagctgacgtCTCgaatttaaaggatttgggtaccttttcaaaatgtccatagacttacattaaactaacacggtttgaagataatgatagtggaaagcttctgtagtttttgagagtgaaacaatgtcatgaaaatacgtttgtaaatgattaaaataattttcgtctcatgagacgaaaattattttcatgacattgttttactcatttcaaaaaaactacagcacctcagcacgtaatattttcagggaagctttctactatcattatcttcaaactgtgtaagtttagtgtaaatctgtggacattgtgtttttttgtcctacaaaagttacatagacttTTTAAGACACCTTAAAAgcacaatttgtgcgacaaaagggtgtttttcccttccattattctctcgcaattttgaccaccaattgagttcaagtttcacaggtttgtttatgcatgttcagatacaccaaatgagaagactggtctctgacaaattaccaaaagtgtccagtgtctttactcAAATGTTCAGGTTTTCGCAAAGTCCATCCTTGAATAATTTGAGTTTTCTGAGGAAGAATCTGAATCGTTCAATCTAAACAACAGTCTGTTTCACCCccaatgcatttaataacaaatccCTGGGgcttactttaaaaacaaaagtgtttggTTCGTATTTTGTTTAGGTTATCCAATGCATCTGTCAATCCCTGGGGGTACtgtcaaaataatatttcataaaaattctGCGTTAATTTGTGTTTAGGTTAACTTTCGAAATGCAGCCTTTGTGTTGCGATACAAacagctgtgtgtgtgtgtttaccaCAAAATGCATTTAGAAAACAGCATAAAACAGTAGGTTTTCATATGGCCCAATTCcatcgagctgcttaagcacaaaagttgcTAAGCTAAgctaaattatgcttaccagaaaaaaaattactagcTAAATTGCCATGTCActatacaatttgtgactggtatcctacacATTAATCTGCATAGCAGACAGTTGTTATTTTAaggcaatgttttctgcttaaaggctcTGGGCACATTTGGTGGTTGCCaaaccagtcctctcacttgttgtatctcaacataacgcataaaataaaaaacctttgaaaatttgaactcaattgtgatcgtcaaagttgcgagagaataatggaagaaaaaaaaacaccgttgtcgcacaaggtgtgtgctttcagatgcttgaatttgagacctaagctgaggtctcgaattcgattcaaatattttagtgagaagttacttctttctcaaacaatacgttacttcagatggagccgttttctcgtagtgttttataccatcaacagctctcaattgctcgttacctagttttttgttatgcaaataattattttgagtaattaccaataggagactttccaacgctaggtggcagcagacataccgggtaaatttccattgtttacgtagttctgaacatgcgcataattctgagaacaatggatttacccggtaagtctgctgccctctatcgtcccagaaagtctcccatagtGCCCAGCGCCtataagcagccctatgaaattgggccttggatTTGCGCGCTCGAAGTTGTCAAAAGGTGTTGCCCTTTGTGCTTGCTAGATGAAATCGGGTTCACATTGACTTATACTTACATTGCCGCCATTTGCGTCGAATAGTACACTCGCTCTGCCTCCAAAATCATAGTGTTTTGGGTTGATCCCAGTATCAATGACATACACATTGACACCCTGGCCggttcctgaaaaaaaaaaaaaaaaaaacccaacatcaTAAATTGGCAAGTTCAATACAAGTCGTTTGCCCTATACAGTTCCTAGTCTTGGTTAAAGACGTCACTATCTCGCAACGTAACTTAATGTAACGTAACGTAGCGTAACCTAACGTAATGTAACGTAACGTAAACGTGATAACCCGACAGAGGGCGCGCTTTTCTTCTTTAAATCGATTCGGCTGACGACTTTCTGTATGTAATTACCAAAGACTTAATACTTTGGAaagtctgcccccggtgcgtttgaatagctttgacgtcattcctgtggctcacccgggtcagccccctgtgccctgcttgtggagtgggtcacttgggggtgaaacgaggtgcatgacgtcaccacgagagggtgagttaTCGTTTGTTAAGCTCTGTCAGAGGCTCACTCGTGTGAGCACGCGGGGTCTACCCAGGGaggctaatcgaacgcaccccaTATAAAAcgaactgtgaaaatttaattccAAAAGGtgcttttattttatatatcgcCGACAGAAAGAAAAATCATACATAATTTGGGAAGCGTTcagttctcagattcaaaattggAGAATAATAATTGATATATTTCTTACATAACCActtttactttgaagtgaaatctTTCTGAAATGCTTTTTTATATCGACAGCTGTTGTAAGCTTTTAACCAATAGTTTGTATTGGCTTTAGTTTAAGAGTACAAACGTATACATTTCCTGTAACATGGTttacagacagtggacactgttggtaattgtcaaagacaagtcttctcacttgctgtatctcaacaaacctgtgaaaacttgagctcaattggtcatcgaatttgcgagataataatggaagaaaaaaacaccctgaccacacgaagttgtgtgctttcagatgcttgattttgagacctcaaattctaaacttgaggtctcgaaatcaaattcgtggaaaattacttctttctcgaaaactatgtcacttcagagggagccgtttctcacaatgttttatactatcaacctctccccattactcgctaccatgtaaggttttaggctaataattattttgagtaattaccaatagtgtccactgcctttcaaagcactggacactgttggttgtTATACTAGAATAAAATAAGTTAATAAATAGCTAGAAATTGAGTGCTGTTGATAGAACAATGTGAACAAGttccctctgatgaagtaacgcagttttttgaggaagaggtactttctcactcaagtattaaaggcagtggacactattggtaattactcaaaataattattagcataaaacctttcttagtgacgagtaatggggagaggttgatggtataaaaacattgtgagaaacttcaAGCTTGaggcctttttaggcatctgtaagcacacaaacttttgcaacataggtgttttttccttaattattttcttgcaacttcgatgaccaatgggtccaagttttcacagatttgttattttatgccaatTTTTAAGTTGCGAAAGTTGTGTGAGAATCTGGTCTacgacagttaccaaaggtgccttTAATTAAATGACGTTGTCGAACGTTGTTGTTATAACAGTTTGAATATTGGTAGAAGATCTTTATATCTCTTAGCTCCTTTCCCCCCGtggggcctgacccatttctgggtctaTATGACCCGCAATCTGTGTCcatgacccagaaatgggttaAACTGGCGCAGAGTCCGAGTTTAAATCCAATTTCACCGCTCAGCTCTCCAAGATTCAACCAGGGTATAAACACCCTGTTTTGAGTTTTTGCAGGTTTCAGAAGGTTAAACCGGGTAATACATCAATTGGGAGAGTATAACTGAAGAGAGTTGTATTTACCAACCACGTTGTAATGATTGTCTAGCTGTAATACCTCAATCGGGAACCACGTTGTAATGATTGTCTAGCTGTAATACCTCAATCGGGAGAGTGTATAATAACCAAAGAGAGTTGTATTTACCAACCACGTTGTAGTGATTGTCTAGCGGCAAACGATCCTGGTCGATACGGTCGAGGTTCCAATTCGCCGTAGTACCCCCCAAACGGGCCTTGTTTAATTCCTGTACGTAGTCCACCTCCGGCAATTTTCGAACCTGAATTGGAAATCGAACGAAGACCCCAGTGAGTAATCGGATCATGGATTTAAAATAGAAACTCATACGCACTGTAGAACTGACGTCATCAAGCCGCCAtattgaaaacaagaaaacgCAAATCTGTGGTGGTTGCAACCCACAAATGTTGTAtacaaccaaatttcaaaaacaCTAAAGCAAACAATTATAAGACTCtcagtgtttaaaaaaacaacacaaaagtGAAGTAATTGAAGTGACATTTTAACTTCATTCGTATTTTCTGTTTTACGGGACTAGCCCAGGGTCCTCCCGAGCTACGCAAGTCACCAaaggtggtggggggggggggtcgctgCAGGAGAGCTAAATTCGAATTAGGAAAGCGGCCATCATGAAAACGGGTCACACACTTGTGAGCAACAAAGGAACAATTTTTCTGGACCTTATTAGAAAAATCCccgatggtgggggggggggtctcaaGTATGTACTTGTGTCGTAGGCCGACAATTTTTAATAAGGCTCGGTCCATTGGAGCCAAGGGCGCAACACTCGAAATGACGTCATGCGCATAATGCGCATATCTCCATTTTGTGGGCGGATTGAATCACATGACCTAAAACTGTACGATTCTCTTACTTCAATCTTACCTTATCTAGCAACGGGGGGCTTAAGGAGGCCTGAAAACCCTGTATGACATCATACTGACGTGCCGTAATCCTGGCTTGTCCAGTACGAAAAGCTCTACTGTCTTGGCCACGCATTACTGACAAAAATCCATTTACATTGGAATCATCCTATAAGTACACAAACGAAAGTCACACATTTTGTGTCAGTGAAAGATACAGCAACATGCAGAGTTGTATCAATCATCAGTATCATCATaacttaaggcactggacaccattggttcgtcaaagacaagtcttctcacttggtgtaccccaaactatatgcacaaaataacaaacctgtgaacatttgaactaaattggtcgtcgaagttgcgagataataataaaagaaaagcacccttgtcacacgaagttgtgtgctttcagatgcttgatttcgggacctgataatctatttctgaggtctcgaattcaaactcaaatatttcgatggaaaattacttctttctcgaaactacattacttcagagggagccgtttcccataatgtgtcatactatcaacagctctctattgatcgttgaaaaagtaattattttgagtaattacaaacagtgtccagtgcctttaagtgcaatAATAACGTTAGATTAATAattatgtatacaaaaataaac belongs to Asterias rubens chromosome 6, eAstRub1.3, whole genome shotgun sequence and includes:
- the LOC117291474 gene encoding aqualysin-1-like, whose amino-acid sequence is MKIWILTLFVASCNAVHKAPFLTAARGGYRVHGKYLIKLKDDSNVNGFLSVMRGQDSRAFRTGQARITARQYDVIQGFQASLSPPLLDKVRKLPEVDYVQELNKARLGGTTANWNLDRIDQDRLPLDNHYNVVGTGQGVNVYVIDTGINPKHYDFGGRASVLFDANGGNGLDCNGHGSHVAGTIGGTVFGVAKGVNIFSLKVLPACSEESDEGKIIQAFEYLVTRVQSPAVVSMSIYVPGGSAYLDDVVRNFILKTNTTVVVCAGNDDTDACSDSPGRVAEVLTVGAVDDDDNRASFSNYGSCVDVYAPGVDILSASYRGEYYVERYSGTSMACPHVSGAVALMLELTQNLSTNETHKTIVEQATTGVIQDPKGANLLLRVN